TGTGTCATTCGTTGAGACAAAGCTTCTGAGGTACATACTGTAGTTACAGTTTGTTATTAAACTGATGATTTATattgatgtttggtttgttaggaggacaatatttggcagagatacatatttctatatacagtacagaccaacatttggaaacattactatttttaatgtttttgaaagaagtttcttctgctcatcaagtctgcatttatttgatcaaaaatactgaaaaaaaaatgtaatattgtgatatattattacaatttaaaataattgtttttaaatttattatactttaaattatcatttatttcagtgatgcaaagctgaatttttaggatcattatcacatgatcctttagaaatcattctaatatgatgattcattatcaaagttagaaacagttctgctgcttaatattttttcagaacatgtgatactttttttaggatactttgatgaataaaaagtaaaaaaataaaataaaaaataaagctattttttaaaaatataaatattttgtaataacaatatacactactggtcagtaatttggggtcagtgttttttttttctttctttttttaaatatattttttaagtatattcaaataaataaactattattttaagttgtaataatatttcacaatattactgtttttttctgtatttttgatcaaataaatgcaggcttgatgagcagaagaaacttctttcaaaaacaaaaaaagtaatgtttccaaatttttagtctgtattgtatatatacatttgataTGGTCAATTATTGTAAGAGACATAAGGTGAAAGTGCAAGGAAGACTCATGCATCTTTAATATATAATGACTTCAGTTGTGTTGATTATGTGTGTGCTAACTCTGGTTTACTTACCATCTTAGTTTAAAATGTTAGTGATGCGATAAATCTGAGAGGATCCACACACACCACTGGTGGAAAAAAAGGACTTTATTGAACTGAACGAAATTACAGGTTTAAGTTCCCAAATCACTTTTATACTCTGATAAACAGCAAAAGTCAAGGGGGTAAATACTTTATTAGTGTTAGTGTCAAAATGCTGTtctgaaataaacaaactaacatgctccaacaaaacaataatttaaactgCAGATGGAGCCATTAAGAATTACATGTCAAAGCCTAAGCCATTTTCAATTGTGCACAGGGCAGTTTTGTTATGTAAAGctattcttcatttaaaaaaaaaaaacaatgacatgcCCAGACGGTTAATCCTTTATATAAAGACTCATAAGTCTTCAATTCCCCAATGACTTAGTAGTGTAGCTCAATTTTAGACAGATTATTCACATTTGGAGACACAGAACAAGATGTAATTCTCAAGTACATGAACATATGTATTCTCTTCTGTCTGACTGGGATGTAAGATGAATGCTAGAACAGAAACTTTTCAACCATATGCACTGAATATACCATTCAGTATTTTATCATTTGCATAATGTTGCTTTTAAAATCTATTCTTCATCTACGTACTAGGTATTTGACCCAAATCAAGTTTTTTTCCcgtaaacaatataaaaaaattgaataacaaAATATTGGGAAGtatgaatttaattattaaaggtGCAGGTTAAAACCACCAACAAAACCCCAGGAGCCAATGCTATGAATCTAAAGTCTAACGATGAACACATCAAGTCatctgtttttttaatgttttttttttttttttaaataagtgcagGAAGCAAGACGTAAAATAAATGGACAAGGGCTATTCTGGTTCAAGCTGTTCAGTTGCATGTTGTCTCGCGGGTCTTTTCTTGTACGATGTCCACCGGCACACAGGGCAGCAGTGCCGCCCACCAGCTAGCCAGACCACGATGCACTGCTGGTGAAACACATGGCCGCACGGTAAACCCATGACAAGGCAATCGGTTTCAAAGTTCtcgagacacacaacacactcagtGCAGTGGAGCATGCCACAAGGCCAATGAGACCAATCAGTGTCCTGTTCCTCTCCACCAGACCACGTCTCTTCTGACTTCACTGCAGCTGAAAAtccatcactattattgtgaagAGCTTCTGAACTGCAATGATGTACTGCCTGGTCCCCGCTGGAGCCGCCATTTGGGTTTGTCAACGTTTTTTGTCGATCGTCACAGTCCACTGGGTTCCCCTCAGACTGAGCGAGTCTGAACTTCCAGGTGGGCAGGTTCTTGATGTAGTCTATTGGAACAAGCGGGCGAAGCCAGAGGTCTGGGAAAGCCAATCTTTGCAAAAGGAAATTGGGATCGTCGTCCCAGTCGGACTCAAAGTTCTGGAACGAGGCAATGGGATGCACCAAGTAGCTGGTGTACCAATCCCAGAGACTTGACAACCACTCTAGGTTGTTAGCGTTTTGGTCTTCGTTGCTACATCTTCTTTTCTTCTCAAAGTAGTCGATGAGGAGGCCATGGGCTAGATAAGTGCTGAGGAAGAGAGCTGGATGAGAGGAATAGAAGGTCCAGTCGGCCCGGACCCATGAGGCAATAGTAGTGGTGTCTGCGTAACGCAACAGCTTCAAGCTGTACTCATAAAAGTTATCCAGGTATGGAAGCTGAAGAAAACCAAGGATGGGCAGCCAGGAAATGATGAGTAAGGAGTTATAAGTCCCTAGTGTACTGATTAAAACCACAAAACGTTTAATGGTGGCTCCCTGTGTAATGAAAAGGTCCATCCAAGCCATTAGATTGACCATAACCAAGCTCAAAATGAACAAGTCGTTGACTTCTGGCTGTACGGACCGAAGAAATGCATCCATGGCATGCAAGGAGATGAATTCCCCGGTGCTGTTGCCGTATCTGTAGATGCCTTCTGGTGTTTTGAGGATGTATGAGGGCGTTTGATGCACTCCGATCTTCTCGAGACAGCTGGTGTTGTCCCAGTTGCGCACGTCGACGAAGATGAACTCGATGCGGCCTGTGAATTTGATGCTGAGAGCTGAGAAAAACGCCGGGGGCTGAAGCAGTCTGGCGAACAAGAACATCTTCACTGGCTGCTTTTCCGTCTGATACCAGTCATCCATTAATTGCTCCGAGAAACGTATGGTTTTGATGCGAGAGGCAACATGAGCAGTCATCCATTTGAAGATGTGCTCTGTTTCGATGCGTCTGCCATTGTACTCCTTCAACATGACCTTCCCTTTGGATGCATTGGTCTGCGGG
This DNA window, taken from Carassius auratus strain Wakin chromosome 14, ASM336829v1, whole genome shotgun sequence, encodes the following:
- the rnf103 gene encoding E3 ubiquitin-protein ligase RNF103 codes for the protein MWWKLFFLLLYFFMLFILARFFEAIVWYETGIFATQLVDPVTLSFRKLKTILECRGLGYSGLAEKRDVRELVENSGELMQGELYSALKNEKETEGSDSSTTFNGEMHFYELVEDTKDGIWLVQVIAQDRNPLLSTANWGKMVQKVSQFGIRTGTFNCSSDSRYCHKRGWMKSTLIMSVPQTNASKGKVMLKEYNGRRIETEHIFKWMTAHVASRIKTIRFSEQLMDDWYQTEKQPVKMFLFARLLQPPAFFSALSIKFTGRIEFIFVDVRNWDNTSCLEKIGVHQTPSYILKTPEGIYRYGNSTGEFISLHAMDAFLRSVQPEVNDLFILSLVMVNLMAWMDLFITQGATIKRFVVLISTLGTYNSLLIISWLPILGFLQLPYLDNFYEYSLKLLRYADTTTIASWVRADWTFYSSHPALFLSTYLAHGLLIDYFEKKRRCSNEDQNANNLEWLSSLWDWYTSYLVHPIASFQNFESDWDDDPNFLLQRLAFPDLWLRPLVPIDYIKNLPTWKFRLAQSEGNPVDCDDRQKTLTNPNGGSSGDQAVHHCSSEALHNNSDGFSAAVKSEETWSGGEEQDTDWSHWPCGMLHCTECVVCLENFETDCLVMGLPCGHVFHQQCIVVWLAGGRHCCPVCRWTSYKKRPARQHATEQLEPE